One window from the genome of Lasioglossum baleicum chromosome 9, iyLasBale1, whole genome shotgun sequence encodes:
- the Mbs gene encoding myosin binding subunit isoform X4: MSVESRSSSALFKRAEQLKRWEQSETNREPALPRQVARKIKFSADCVFLAACAAGDKEEVVRLLQKGADINTGNVDGLTALHQACINDDLDMVEFLVEKEADINRGDNEGWTPLHATASCGLISIAKYLIEKGCDLAAVNNDGELALDIAQSNEMEEMLQEHINESGIDCEHARSEEERSMLNDAKAWRSGAAGKDSIHPKTGATALHVAAAKGYIKVMNILLQAKCDVNAQDFDGWTPLHAAAHWGQFEACKLLAENFCNMDIKNYADQTAFDIADADVLSALGFLRDKQKLMMKCVTTSNENTIAMEESVETFEEETPNEVKNVELEIQSDKENSSTGTNSDVEATRETDMEESDGEGESETSSESHSSTYSNQSDKSNESNHSSCLTDDEKKNRANREETTQNNSSITDSNKVPNQAPIMPPKQQTDSNEEGVIPSWRRSRSLRCRIQTDATNSLSTRLEEKDKNIKSPTLSNKLNTEPDVVLTRTHSFESDEKKKEAKLNLELSRLPQGSNTLSPTSTSKTIVPSTLPTTTATATTTATTTTTTTSPIPANQMRSVQPVEATTTVLSSANNSVAVPGTPTTPGGSKLSPGNIFKNLFKSFVPPVRDEESETQRKAHAKRVRETRRSTQGVTLDEIKSAEQLVKKKQQNNEVPSTISSTQPTTTTSNTASITATITTATPTTVTANKPSEELNLPERRPSWRLKVDNGSKFQLEDASNRTSTLPNPDTTTAYMRRPSAGSSVPRPSSAPIETIATSSAETTVTLPLRRSLKQPEDKEQDKENDSRNAQATQAVIQRRRRPKRRSTGVVHVDMDEIDPEKQDLTAGGDCDESKVNHNESGNDRSGRSNRLGSISSLSSETPSMSARIKSTSENGELDYKKLYEESQAENERLKDKLRRSDEQLKETRNLLDKAQSVQNKTVLSEAEKRERRAMERKLSEMEEELKQLQKLKAENERLKAENRALTRVVSKLTNTTK; the protein is encoded by the exons ATGTCTGTCGAGAGTCGTTCGAGCTCGGCCCTGTTTAAAAGGGCTGAACAGCTGAAACGTTGGGAACAGTCCGAGACGAATCGTGAACCGGCCCTACCACGTCAAGTCGCGCGGAAGATTAAATTTTCCGCGGATTGCGTATTCCTAGCAGCGTGTGCGGCAGGCGACAAGGAGGAGGTCGTACGATTACTCCAAAAGGGGGCGGATATCAACACCGGAAACGTAGACGGTCTCACGGCGTTACACCAG GCCTGTATCAATGATGATTTGGACATGGTCGAATTTTTAGTAGAGAAGGAAGCTGATATCAACCGTGGTGATAATGAAGGATGGACACCACTGCATGCAACTGCATCTTGCGGTCTTATATCTATCGCTAA ATACTTAATAGAAAAAGGATGTGATTTGGCAGCAGTTAACAATGACGGGGAATTGGCTCTCGATATTGCGCAAAGCAACGAGATGGAGGAAATGTTGCAGGAGCACATAAATGAATCTG GCATAGACTGTGAACATGCTAGAAGCGAAGAAGAGAGGTCGATGCTAAACGACGCTAAAGCATGGCGATCGGGAGCAGCAGGCAAAGACTCCATTCATCCTAAAACAGGAGCTACCGCGTTACACGTCGCAGCTGCGAAAGGCTATATTAAAGTTATGAA CATTTTACTGCAGGCTAAATGCGATGTTAATGCCCAAGATTTTGATGGTTGGACACCCTTGCATGCGGCAGCGCATTGGGGTCAATTCGAAGCCTGTAAACTTTTAGCGGAAAACTTTTGTAATATGGACATTAAGAACTATGCT GACCAAACTGCGTTTGATATCGCGGATGCGGATGTATTATCGGCCTTAGGTTTTCTAAGAGACAAACAGAAACTGATGATGAAAtg TGTAACGACGAGTAATGAAAATACGATAGCAATGGAAGAATCTGTGGAAACCTTTGAAGAAGAAACGCCAAACGAAGTTAAAAATGTCGAATTAGAAATTCAGTCTGATAAAGAAAACTCTAGTACCGGAACGAACAGTGATGTTG AAGCGACACGTGAAACAGATATGGAAGAGAGTGATGGTGAAGGTGAATCTGAGACTAGCTCAGAATCACATTCTTCCACTTACTCCAATCAGTCTGATAAGTCTAACGAATCAAACCACTCTTCATGTCTTACAGATGACG AGAAGAAAAATAGAGCGAACAGGGAGGAAACAACCCAGAACAATTCATCTATTACCGACTCGAATAAAGTTCCTAATCAG GCTCCAATAATGCCTCCAAAACAACAGACTGATAGCAACGAAGAAGGAGTAATACCATCGTGGCGGCGGTCACGCTCGTTAAGATGTAGGATACAAACAGATGCAACGAATTCATTGTCCACAA GACTCGAAGAGAAGGACAAAAACATCAAATCGCCAACCTTGTCGAACAAATTGAACACCGAACCTGACGTGGTATTAACCAGAACGCATAGTTTCGAATCGGACGAAAA AAAAAAAGAAGCAAAATTAAACTTGGAACTATCAAGACTGCCACAGGGAAGCAATACACTTTCACCAACATCCACATCTAAAACAATAGTGCCGAGCACACTGCCAACTACTACAGCTACAGCTACTACAACTGCCACAACAACAACTACAACAACAAGTCCTATTCCAGCCAATCAGATGCGCAG CGTTCAACCAGTGGAAGCTACAACCACGGTACTATCGAGTGCAAACAATTCGGTAGCAGTTCCGGGAACTCCTACTACGCCAGGAGGGAGCAAGCTAAGTCCTGGAAATATCTTCAAGAACTTGTTCAA ATCGTTCGTCCCTCCTGTTCGCGATGAAGAGAGTGAAACGCAAAGAAAAGCGCACGCGAAGAGAGTGAGGGAAACTCGACGTTCGACTCAAGGTGTGACTTTAGACGAGATCAAGAGTGCAGAGCAGTTAGTGAAGAAAAAACAGCAAAACAACGAAGTCCCTTCGACGATATCTTCGACACAG CCTACAACCACTACCAGCAATACAGCCTCAATTACAGCTACAATAACAACTGCAACCCCTACTACAGTGACTGCAAATAAACCCTCCGAGGAACTTAACTTGCCCGAGAGGAGGCCTTCTTGGAGGCTGAAGGTAGATAACGGAAGCAAG TTTCAGCTGGAAGACGCTAGTAATAGGACTTCGACGCTACCTAACCCAGATACTACAACAGCATATATGAGAAGACCTTCGGCAGGTTCTAGCGTACCCAGACCGTCATCAGCTCCGATAGAAACCATTGCAACTAGCAGCGCAGAAACGACTGTAACATTGCCACTTAGACGATCATTGAAACAGCCTGAAGATAAGG AGCAAGATAAAGAAAACGACAGCAGAAATGCACAAGCTACACAAGCTGTTATACAGAGGAGACGAAGACCCAAAAGACGGTCTACAGGCGTCGTTCATGTTGATATGGAC GAGATTGATCCTGAAAAACAAGACTTAACCGCTGGTGGCGACTGTGACGAATCCAAAGTCAATCATAACGAG AGTGGAAATGATCGTTCTGGAAGATCCAACAGACTGGGATCCATATCGTCGTTATCATCGGAAACACCCTCCATGTCAGCTAGAATAAAATCCACGTCTGAGAATGGTGAGCTGGATTACAAAAAGCTGTATGAAGAATCTCAAGCAGAAAACGAAAGGCTGAAAGACAAACTGAGGCGATCGGATGAACAGTTGAAAGAAACCAGAAATTTATTGGACAAAGCGCAGAGTGTTCAAAATAAAACGGTTTTGTCCGAGGCAGAGAAACGGGAAAGGAGAGCAATGGAAAGGAAACTGTCGGAAATGGAAGAGGAATTGAAG CAATTACAAAAGCTCAAAGCTGAAAATGAGAGATTGAAAGCCGAAAATCGGGCACTTACCCGCGTCGTATCCAAACTCACCAATACTACTAAATAG
- the Mbs gene encoding myosin binding subunit isoform X7: MSVESRSSSALFKRAEQLKRWEQSETNREPALPRQVARKIKFSADCVFLAACAAGDKEEVVRLLQKGADINTGNVDGLTALHQACINDDLDMVEFLVEKEADINRGDNEGWTPLHATASCGLISIAKYLIEKGCDLAAVNNDGELALDIAQSNEMEEMLQEHINESGIDCEHARSEEERSMLNDAKAWRSGAAGKDSIHPKTGATALHVAAAKGYIKVMNILLQAKCDVNAQDFDGWTPLHAAAHWGQFEACKLLAENFCNMDIKNYADQTAFDIADADVLSALGFLRDKQKLMMKCVTTSNENTIAMEESVETFEEETPNEVKNVELEIQSDKENSSTGTNSDVEATRETDMEESDGEGESETSSESHSSTYSNQSDKSNESNHSSCLTDDEKKNRANREETTQNNSSITDSNKVPNQAPIMPPKQQTDSNEEGVIPSWRRSRSLRCRIQTDATNSLSTRLEEKDKNIKSPTLSNKLNTEPDVVLTRTHSFESDEKSFVPPVRDEESETQRKAHAKRVRETRRSTQGVTLDEIKSAEQLVKKKQQNNEVPSTISSTQPTTTTSNTASITATITTATPTTVTANKPSEELNLPERRPSWRLKVDNGSKFQLEDASNRTSTLPNPDTTTAYMRRPSAGSSVPRPSSAPIETIATSSAETTVTLPLRRSLKQPEDKEQDKENDSRNAQATQAVIQRRRRPKRRSTGVVHVDMDEIDPEKQDLTAGGDCDESKVNHNESGNDRSGRSNRLGSISSLSSETPSMSARIKSTSENGELDYKKLYEESQAENERLKDKLRRSDEQLKETRNLLDKAQSVQNKTVLSEAEKRERRAMERKLSEMEEELKQLQKLKAENERLKAENRALTRVVSKLTNTTK; encoded by the exons ATGTCTGTCGAGAGTCGTTCGAGCTCGGCCCTGTTTAAAAGGGCTGAACAGCTGAAACGTTGGGAACAGTCCGAGACGAATCGTGAACCGGCCCTACCACGTCAAGTCGCGCGGAAGATTAAATTTTCCGCGGATTGCGTATTCCTAGCAGCGTGTGCGGCAGGCGACAAGGAGGAGGTCGTACGATTACTCCAAAAGGGGGCGGATATCAACACCGGAAACGTAGACGGTCTCACGGCGTTACACCAG GCCTGTATCAATGATGATTTGGACATGGTCGAATTTTTAGTAGAGAAGGAAGCTGATATCAACCGTGGTGATAATGAAGGATGGACACCACTGCATGCAACTGCATCTTGCGGTCTTATATCTATCGCTAA ATACTTAATAGAAAAAGGATGTGATTTGGCAGCAGTTAACAATGACGGGGAATTGGCTCTCGATATTGCGCAAAGCAACGAGATGGAGGAAATGTTGCAGGAGCACATAAATGAATCTG GCATAGACTGTGAACATGCTAGAAGCGAAGAAGAGAGGTCGATGCTAAACGACGCTAAAGCATGGCGATCGGGAGCAGCAGGCAAAGACTCCATTCATCCTAAAACAGGAGCTACCGCGTTACACGTCGCAGCTGCGAAAGGCTATATTAAAGTTATGAA CATTTTACTGCAGGCTAAATGCGATGTTAATGCCCAAGATTTTGATGGTTGGACACCCTTGCATGCGGCAGCGCATTGGGGTCAATTCGAAGCCTGTAAACTTTTAGCGGAAAACTTTTGTAATATGGACATTAAGAACTATGCT GACCAAACTGCGTTTGATATCGCGGATGCGGATGTATTATCGGCCTTAGGTTTTCTAAGAGACAAACAGAAACTGATGATGAAAtg TGTAACGACGAGTAATGAAAATACGATAGCAATGGAAGAATCTGTGGAAACCTTTGAAGAAGAAACGCCAAACGAAGTTAAAAATGTCGAATTAGAAATTCAGTCTGATAAAGAAAACTCTAGTACCGGAACGAACAGTGATGTTG AAGCGACACGTGAAACAGATATGGAAGAGAGTGATGGTGAAGGTGAATCTGAGACTAGCTCAGAATCACATTCTTCCACTTACTCCAATCAGTCTGATAAGTCTAACGAATCAAACCACTCTTCATGTCTTACAGATGACG AGAAGAAAAATAGAGCGAACAGGGAGGAAACAACCCAGAACAATTCATCTATTACCGACTCGAATAAAGTTCCTAATCAG GCTCCAATAATGCCTCCAAAACAACAGACTGATAGCAACGAAGAAGGAGTAATACCATCGTGGCGGCGGTCACGCTCGTTAAGATGTAGGATACAAACAGATGCAACGAATTCATTGTCCACAA GACTCGAAGAGAAGGACAAAAACATCAAATCGCCAACCTTGTCGAACAAATTGAACACCGAACCTGACGTGGTATTAACCAGAACGCATAGTTTCGAATCGGACGAAAA ATCGTTCGTCCCTCCTGTTCGCGATGAAGAGAGTGAAACGCAAAGAAAAGCGCACGCGAAGAGAGTGAGGGAAACTCGACGTTCGACTCAAGGTGTGACTTTAGACGAGATCAAGAGTGCAGAGCAGTTAGTGAAGAAAAAACAGCAAAACAACGAAGTCCCTTCGACGATATCTTCGACACAG CCTACAACCACTACCAGCAATACAGCCTCAATTACAGCTACAATAACAACTGCAACCCCTACTACAGTGACTGCAAATAAACCCTCCGAGGAACTTAACTTGCCCGAGAGGAGGCCTTCTTGGAGGCTGAAGGTAGATAACGGAAGCAAG TTTCAGCTGGAAGACGCTAGTAATAGGACTTCGACGCTACCTAACCCAGATACTACAACAGCATATATGAGAAGACCTTCGGCAGGTTCTAGCGTACCCAGACCGTCATCAGCTCCGATAGAAACCATTGCAACTAGCAGCGCAGAAACGACTGTAACATTGCCACTTAGACGATCATTGAAACAGCCTGAAGATAAGG AGCAAGATAAAGAAAACGACAGCAGAAATGCACAAGCTACACAAGCTGTTATACAGAGGAGACGAAGACCCAAAAGACGGTCTACAGGCGTCGTTCATGTTGATATGGAC GAGATTGATCCTGAAAAACAAGACTTAACCGCTGGTGGCGACTGTGACGAATCCAAAGTCAATCATAACGAG AGTGGAAATGATCGTTCTGGAAGATCCAACAGACTGGGATCCATATCGTCGTTATCATCGGAAACACCCTCCATGTCAGCTAGAATAAAATCCACGTCTGAGAATGGTGAGCTGGATTACAAAAAGCTGTATGAAGAATCTCAAGCAGAAAACGAAAGGCTGAAAGACAAACTGAGGCGATCGGATGAACAGTTGAAAGAAACCAGAAATTTATTGGACAAAGCGCAGAGTGTTCAAAATAAAACGGTTTTGTCCGAGGCAGAGAAACGGGAAAGGAGAGCAATGGAAAGGAAACTGTCGGAAATGGAAGAGGAATTGAAG CAATTACAAAAGCTCAAAGCTGAAAATGAGAGATTGAAAGCCGAAAATCGGGCACTTACCCGCGTCGTATCCAAACTCACCAATACTACTAAATAG